GTGAACGCCGGCGACGCCGACCTGCCGGACGCCCCGGCGGGCGGGGTGCGGCTGCTGCCCTACTTCGACGCGTACGGGGTCGGCTGCCACCCGCGCGAGCTGGTGTTTCCCGGCCGGGCCGGCACCCGGGCGCTGGCCCGCGGGCAGGCCGGCAACTTCCCGGTGCTGCTGGTCGGCGGCACCGTCGCCGGGGTGTGGCACCAGCGCCGGGCGGGGCGGCGGATCCACGTCACCGTGGAGGCGTTCGGCACGCTGAGCGCGGCCCGGCGGCGGGCGCTGCAGGAGCAGGTCGAGCGGGTGGGGGAGATCCTGGAGGGCACACCGTCGCTGACCCTCGGCGAGGTGACCGCCGGCCCGCACGCCTGACTACGCGGCGTACGTCCGTTCCAGCAGCACCACCGGGATGGTGCGGCCGGCCTTGGCCTGGTGGTCGGCGAAGAACGGGTACCGGTCGACCACCCAGGCGAAGATCCGGTCCCGGTTCTCGCCGCGCGGCACGGCGGCCCGCGCGGCGTACGCCTCGCCCTCGAACTCGACGGTGACTCGCGGGTCGGCCACCAGGTTGCGGTACCAGTCCGGATGCTTCGGGGCACCCGCGTTGGAGGCGACCACCAGCAGCCGGTCGTCGTACCGGATGGCCATCATCGGCGTCGTACGCGGCTGGCCCGTACGGGCGCCGGTGGTGGTGAGCAGCAGCAGCGACCGGCCCTGCGGCGCGGTGCCGCCGTTGGC
This genomic stretch from Phytohabitans rumicis harbors:
- a CDS encoding nitroreductase family deazaflavin-dependent oxidoreductase — its product is MTLPTDMKAHNEALIAQFRANGGTAPQGRSLLLLTTTGARTGQPRTTPMMAIRYDDRLLVVASNAGAPKHPDWYRNLVADPRVTVEFEGEAYAARAAVPRGENRDRIFAWVVDRYPFFADHQAKAGRTIPVVLLERTYAA